A genomic segment from Spinacia oleracea cultivar Varoflay chromosome 3, BTI_SOV_V1, whole genome shotgun sequence encodes:
- the LOC130470526 gene encoding histone deacetylase complex subunit SAP18-like codes for MDATLREMTDLVKEVSPAARRRDAKLSFAVVYPDKNGRMQVKKVYSKYPKPDHHNSLSLLPDFPFLNLDQSAQSGTVVIFS; via the exons ATGGATGCTACACTTAGAGAGATGACTGATCTC GTGAAAGAAGTATCTCCAGCTGCCAGAAGACGAGATgcaaaattgtcatttgcagTTGTATATCCTGATAAAAATGGGCGTATGCAAGTAAAGAAGGTATATTCTAAATACCCTAAGCCAGATCATCATAATAGTCTGTCTTTGCTTCCAGACTTCCCATTTCTCAATTTAGATCAGTCAGCACAAAGTGGGACTGTCGTTATTTTTTCATAA